The Rhineura floridana isolate rRhiFlo1 chromosome 14, rRhiFlo1.hap2, whole genome shotgun sequence genomic sequence TCACTTTGTAGTTCAAACCCAACAGAAGTCCAGCTCATGGTGTTTAAATGTGCTGCACTCAACGTACAATTATATGTGGTGGTACACTTACAAAAGAATGATTTAAATCAGCAAGACTTCAGCAAATGTTATAACTGAGTCCCGTTTACAATTAGCTTGCTGCATATTTCACTTTTATACTGTCCTGCAATGCCCAAAGGCAGCCAGATCTTACCTCCTTGAAACAAGAGcacttttttttgagggggggggttgaataAAGGGATTGTTGGGGGATAAATACACAAAACATACTGCAATATCAAAGCACCTACCTGAACAAAAAGCCCAGTTATGTTCTTGAGGCAAACATGCATGCTTTGAAAATGTGCGTGGAATATGATAGCTAAGGAGTTTGCTTTGACTAACAGTCACTCACCCTTTGAAAGCTTAGCCTTCTATTTTCTATGCCCAAGAGGAGCTGGGATGTCTCTTCTCTGAACGAATCTGATCCATCTCCAACTTCCATAAAAGCTGCCCCCTTCTCATAAAAtggcatttattttaaaattggcaTTTGAATATCAGCAAACTAACAAGGGAAGATTAGTACAGCATGAAGAGGCTATAATATTCATAGACACCATGACACTAGTTCCATAAAAGCGACAGCACTGCAATAGATTCAAAGTAGAGGATGAACTTGTACAAATCATCCAAAACCTGACTTAAAAAGCAGATGAAGTTTACAGCCAGGATCGaagaaaaggactttaaaagttCACATTAAGTTATAGAATATTTTCCTATACATGTAAACGATGCTGAGGATACAGTTTCCTTACGGCTGCAAGAAAATCTAGCCACTGACCACAGACCTACATTTTATGAAGTTCTCCATTTCAAAGGATTCAAACTATGCAAGAGTGGAAGCCACTGCACAAGTTTAAAAAtacacactttttcaaattttggcAAAGAAAAATTAGATTTGTTTCATCTGTAGGTGTTTAAAGAAAGGAtctaaagcactttaaaaaatcttccaTTTTTTCCTAAACAAAGGTAGTACTGTAACAGATACAGAATGTAACTAAATAGTCTCccttgacaaggcagtagctcaTTTTGTGCCTGTCCAACAGAGCCTTCTCTAATTATGCTTGTCAAGGACACCATATTCCAAGCATCTATGTTTAAAGCTGGCCCCACTCAATCAGAGGAAACTCCTCAGGGCAGCCATGGGCCTTTTGCTTAGATTACTATGAATGCCAATAATGCAACACATCAATAACACTTGTAACTACAGGTACACCTTTTGACATCACAAAGAGTTATCACATGGCCAAACTGTCTAAGTCAATCCACAGAGGAATGAACAAAGGAACTCATACAGACATCAGCTTCCATGCAATAAAAAACGCATCTTGGCTACAGTTGACCAAAACCTTTTCATGTTGGGACTTGGCTTTTATCAGCAATAAAGAGCTGTCTTTCGTGTTGAAGGTTTTCACTTAAGGAAGTGCTACAACTAACCACTCCCTGAACAAAAATTGTAATATGAGAAGTAGTTGGCACCCTGGCTTTTAACAGGCCTGACAAGAGCATGCCAAAAAGCTGGGAGTGGTTCAGTACACACACTAATGGACATAACCTGCACTGAAATTTTGTGATGGGAGTATCCCTACAGTCTTCAATTAGTTAGCCAAAACACAAACTTGTCAAAATGGCATCCCAGAGGCAGAGGCAAATGCAACATGCCTTGGGAATAAAGTCTAAATGCTCCCTTGAGCTtattcagtacagtagggccccactcatacggcagactaggttccagacccccgccgaaaagcgaaaaccgccaaaaagcagatcagctgtagcatgggggtctggaacctaacccgctgatcatgccagaggaggagaagatcagctgtagtgcactacagctgatcttcccctcctctggtgtgatcagctcGAGCGCAGGGGTCTGACCGCCCccgagatcagctgtagcacactacagctgatcttcccctcctctggcgcaatcagctggagcgcagggagctccagcccccctccagctgatcgccccgctcgcaccgtattagcggaacgccgagaaACAAAGCACCGaggagcggggccctactgtaaccagTATCACCCCCAGCCCCACCATAATCTATTCCTGGAATGTAGAAGCCACAGACTGCCCTACCCACATCTCTACTGAACAGACGTGGGGCTATGGCTTGTTACACGCCACCCACATTTGACAAGCTCCACCTCCAGTGAGATTGCACCATCATAGAGTACGCACATGACCACAAGCGAATTGCTATGATATGGTCTTCACAAGAAGAACTCTGGTCCTGCTCTGTTCTTTATAACCTAGCTTTCACCTGACCATTTTTCTTCCAGTCAGATCGATCATATCAATGCAGCATCATAAGCCCAGACCAAGGAGAAATAGTGTTCGTCACGTAACTGCTTGAAAAAGAAGTGGATTGGCAAAATGTACTGATAGTAAAAATACTGTTTGAGTAGTTAGTGGTATTAACATGATGATTACTCTTTCTCTGGTGTTATAACTTAAGAACTAACATGTACATAGTGTCACTGTGAGATCTTAAGGGTTTTAACACACGAGCAGGCTCATTTTGCAGCCACAAGGGATAAATAATTAAGCCTCATCTCCATTTCCTAATACTGAACAGGGAATAGAGAAAATTACTTTACCAATAAGTTGCAGTTTTTGAAGGTTCTGCACATTTCTTTTGCAAACCAGAAAGGcccaatcaacttgaaggcataacaacaaaacagcatAAGTCCACAGTCATCACTGGCTACCTACCACATGCAGAATCTTTTGATTAAGAAGGACTGATGCAGAATTTCAACCCAATTTAGTATAGCGGGAACGTATACACGCAGAAGTACAAATGTGATCTCAAAGGGGAAAAGAGTGGTTATCCCCTGAGCCTTCCTAAATTCTCAAGTAGGAAACTCATTATTTTATATCAATTGCCCCCAAAGACCACTGGTGGACTTTGATTAAAGATTTCCAGTATACATACTTGTTACTTCCTGTAGGAAATCCAAACAAGGTCGGCTACTTCCAGAAATACTTATTGAAACTGCCAGCGGAGTCTGTCCTTCATAGTTCCTGGTATTAGTGTCTGCACCATAGTTGTATAACATCTGTGCACAGAGTACATCATCCCTAAGAGCAGACAAGTGCAATGGTGTCTGCCCGTCTTCTAAGCGCCCCAAGTTTGTATCCGCCCCTCTCTGAAGGAACATCCGGCAATAAGAATGATTGCTTTTGATCACAGCATAACGCAACAGGAAGCCATTTTGAATGTCAATGTTGGCATTGTGATCTAGGAGTATTTTGACACAGCTGGACCTTTCGCGGATAATAGCCAGTTGAAGAGGCGTAGTACCTTTGTCACTGAGTGGATCAACCTCAGCCTTGAACTCCAGCAGGAGACGGACAAACGAGTCTCTGCCGTAATGAGCTGCCACATGTAGAGGAGTCCAGCCATCATTGCTTTTTGCATTAATGATATCAACACGGTAGTCCGATTCCAGCATCAGGCGTGCAATCCGAGCTCGGCCATGCATGGCTGCATAATGTAGAGCAGTGAAGCCTCCAATTAAGT encodes the following:
- the ASB7 gene encoding ankyrin repeat and SOCS box protein 7 → MLHHHCRRNPELQEELQIQAAVAAGDVHTVRKMLEQGYSPNGRDANGWTLLHFSAARGKERCVRVFLEHGADPTVKDLIGGFTALHYAAMHGRARIARLMLESDYRVDIINAKSNDGWTPLHVAAHYGRDSFVRLLLEFKAEVDPLSDKGTTPLQLAIIRERSSCVKILLDHNANIDIQNGFLLRYAVIKSNHSYCRMFLQRGADTNLGRLEDGQTPLHLSALRDDVLCAQMLYNYGADTNTRNYEGQTPLAVSISISGSSRPCLDFLQEVTRQPRNLQDLCRIKIRQCIGLQNLKLLDELPIAKVMKDYLKHKFDDI